Genomic segment of Bacteroidota bacterium:
GGAATGGTTGCAACGTGCTATTAAACAAAGCAAAGACAAAGAAGGTTTGTTCAAAATAAATCCCGATTTGAGAGATGACGAGCAGATTGTTGCGTTTATTAAGGGGTTGAAATAATTTTATATGGATGGTCATAAGACGTAACCATAGGCAGAATATATATACTATGGGTGTGTTTATCATCCCTCCCGATAAATATCGGGAGATAGGAGGGATTCAATGACTAAGGCCTGTCCCGAGTTATCGGGGAGAAATCTCACAACAAAGAATTTCAGTGTGCGAAATAAATACCAAAGTGAAACAATTTTTATAAAAATCTTAATGAATTTAATCACTAATTTTGCCACTACAATATGAGCATTTACACCTATGTTACTGAAAATTTCATATTACCCTTTGGTGATATGGTATTTAAATCGAGTGTGATAAAAAATCTTCGCCAATGGCGTAAAACACAATGGTTGAGTGTAGAAGAAATTGCACAGCTAGAGCGTGAAAATTTAAAATCATTACTATCACATGTTCTTAAAAATATTCCACATTATAAAAACTTAAATATAACAGAAAACGAAGACCCCTTTCTTACTTTAAGTAAATTTCCCCTATTATATAAAAAAGATATAAAGTCCGATTTCTATAATTTTATTGATCCCAATCAAGATAAAAAAACTTTAATTAAATACATGAGCAGCGGTTCATCGGGTGTGCAAGGTGAGGGCTACGTAAACAAAGCAGAAGATTCGGCATCCATTGCTATTCAAACCCTTTGGTGGGAATGGGCAGGCTATCGAATGGGCAAACCATTAATTCAAACAGGAGTTTCTTTGAATAGAGGTTTGAAGAAAAAATTAAAAGATAAATTACTTAGAGTTAAATATGAATTGGCATTTAACCATTATGAAAAAGATATCATAAAATTATTAAACAAAATTAATCATACACAAAAATATTATTTCGCTGGGTATGCTTCCTCCCTCTTTGTGTTTTCGCAGCTTGCAAAAAAACAAAGGATTAATGATATAAAACTTAAATCTGTGGTCAGCTTCGGCGATAAAATGTTTCCGCATTACAGGAAATCTATTCAAGAAGTTTTTGGAGCAAAAGTGTATGATACTTATGGTTGTTGCGAAGGAATTATGTTTTCAGGTCAATGCGAATTTGGCCATTATCATATCATGTCGCCACATGTTCATTTGGAGATTGTAGATAAAGATGGGAATCCTGTTTCCGAGGGCACTCTGGGCTATGTGGTTGCAACCCGTCTCGATGGCTATACCATGCCGCTTATTAGGTATTATATGGGTGATATGGCAGTAAAAAATGCCAGAAATAAAACTTGTGAATGCGGAAGAGGTTTCCCTATCATGGAACAAATAATTGGCAGAGATACGGATATTATCCGAACCAAAAATGGCAAATATTTGGTCGTACATATATTTACTTTAATATTTGAACAATATAGCAGTATAAAACAATTTAGGGTAATACAAAAAGTTTTAGAAAATATAGAAATTGAGTATATCCCTGAACCTGATTTTGAAAAATCAATACTTAGTGAAATAAGTAGTAGGATACTTTTAAATACTGAACCTGGCGAATTAAAAATTAATTATACTTGTGTGGATTTTATACCAGCTACGCCCTCTGGCAAGCCACAAATTATACAAAGTTTTTTATAGTTATTCGGGCAACTGCTTGTGGAAAATATAAGAAGTGGGTTGGTCCGTAGCCATCAATACCAGCTCATTCACATTAACATGGGCGGGTGTATTAATCATAAATGCTACCGACTCTGCTACATCCTCTGGTTTTAATGGTGTCCAGCCTTCATAAACTTTTTTGGCTCGTTCGGTATCGCCTTTAAAACGAACAACCGAAATACCTGTTTCAACTGTTCCTGGATGTATGGATGAAACTTTTACGAAAGGAGCCAAATCGATACGCATGCTTTTGCTTAATACATCAATTGCGGCTTTGGTTCCGCAGTATACATTTCCATTCAGATAAGGTTCTTTTCCTGCAATAGATGCCATATTAACAATATGACCTTTTTTTCTCTTCATCATCATTGGGGCTATGGCACGTGTTACATATAATAAGCCTTTCACATTGGTATCAATCATGGTGTCCCAATCATCAGTGTCTCCTTCATGTATAGGGCCGTAGCCCAATACTGTTCCTGCATTATTAACAAGCACGTCTATCGCCCTCCATTCTTCGGGCAAGCCTTCCACAGCACTTTCAACTTCTTGCTTTTTTGTAACATCAAATATAGAAATATGTACATTTACACGATACGTATTTCTAATATATTCAGCCAGCTCTAAAGTCTTTTCTTCAAATCGGTTATTAAGTATTATATTATAACCTATCGAGGCCAATTTGATAGAAATAGCTTTACCTATTCCTTCTGAGGCACCAGTTACAATTGCGATTTTATCCATTACAAGTTGTATATTATATTGCTGTAAATAGCTCTAAACCAAATAAATGATTTGCTGAAGAACGATTCTTAAATTGTTAGCAAAAATAGGCTGCATTTTACATCCTTCCAAATTGTTTTTCAAAGTCATAAATATCATTTTTATAGATAATATGATCAGGCTTCAGAAATACAATAGATTGGACTTTAATAAAACTAATTATTTTTTAAAACTACATTTGCAACTTTCAATTTACATAAATTTGCTCCAAAATAAATATACCCACCGATTCTAAATTAAGATAACCAATGAAATATATTTTCATATTTTTTGTCTCATTCATTTCGCTCAACCTTCACAGCCAAAACGCTCTAGACTATTACAACCAAGCAAAAGCAAAAGACGAATTAAAAGATTACAAAAAAGCTATAGTATTATATACAAAAGCTATTGAGTTAAACCCCAAACTCGTTTCAGCCTATTATAAAAGGGGGAATTCGAGAATTGATTTAGCGAATAAAACAGTTTCCAAAAACAGTATAAAAGTTTATCTAAATCACTATCAAGAATCAATTAGAGACTATGATACTGCAATAGAATTAAATTCAAATTTTGCAGATGTTTACTTGATGAGAGGAATTGCAGAACTTAATGGTAATGAAGATGCAGCAGTCGTGGATTTCTTGAAAGCTATAAAACTCAATCCAGCAGAAATCTTAGCATATAAAAACCTTGGCAATTGTAAATATAATTCTAGAGATTTTGAAGGTGCTATTGAATGTTATAATAAGTGTATTGCAATTGACCCCAATTTTTTTCCCGCATATTTTAACAGGGGACTTTGCCGAATAGAAATGGAAGACAATGTAAATGCATTGAAGGATTTCAATAAATCAATAGAACTAGCCCCCACACATGCAGCTTCTTATTATCAAAGAGGAAATACAAGCCAAGGAAATATGGAGGATAGCAATGCCATTATCGATTTTTCAAAAGCTATAGAATTAAATCCCAATTTGTTTGAAGCATATTATAGCATGGGAATCAGCAAAGCCAATTTAACATTATATAAAGAAGCTATAAAAGATTATAATATAACTATTAAATTAAGTCCGCGATATGCTGAAGCTTATTATCAAAGAGCGAATTGTAAAATTAATTTAAAAGACAATAAAGGAGCCTGCAAAGATTATCATAAAGCAGCAAGCTTTTTTTATAAACCGGCAATTGAGAAATTAAAACAATACTGCAATTGAGAAAAATTACGTTTGCAATCCGCCTCGACGGGAATCATTAACCACCCATATTTGCGTAACTTGAGCGACCCACCGGGGCGTCGGCGGGCATTTACCATTCATTCCGCCGCGGCGGACACCATTCATCTTTTATCGTTATCCCTCATATTCCCCAAAAACTTTTCTAAACACATCAGCTACCTCGCCTAATGTAGCATAGTTCGATACACTTTCTATAATACCCGGCATTAAGTTAGTCCCGTCTTTGGCTTGTTGTTCCAAGGTCTGCAGCAATTCACTAACCTTATTATTATCACGTTGGCTTTTCACCTCATTCAATCTTTTTATTTGTCCTTCACGAATACTATCATCTACTTTTAGTATGGGTGTATCATTGTTTTCAGGTTCTGTATATTTGTTTACACCTACTATAATACTTTCTTCATTCTCAACATTTTTTTGGTGGGCATAAGCTGCTGCTGCAATTTCACGTTGCATAAATCCTTCTTCAATTGCCGAAACCGAACCACCCATATTATCAATTCTTATAATATAGTCTAATGCTAAGCGTTCCATTTCATCGGTCAAACTTTCTATATAATAACTGCCTCCTAATGGATCCACAGTTTGTATTACCCCACTTTCATTGGCAATAATTTGTTGTGTTCTCAACGCAATTTTTGCTGCGGCTTCTGTAGGCAAACTTAACGCTTCATCATACCCATTGGTATGCAAACTTTGCGTACCGCCCAGCACTGCCGACAATGCTTGCAACGTAACACGTACTATATTATTTTGTGGTTGTTGGGCTGTTAAAGTCGAGCCACCTGTTTGTGTATGGAATCTTAGCATTTGTGCTTTAGGTTCTGAGGCACCAAGTTCTTTGGTAATATTTGCCCAAATTTTTCTAGCAGCTCTAAACTTCGCTACCTCTTCAAAAAAATTATTATGGGCATTAAAAAAGAACGACAAGCGTGGAGCAAATATATTAATGTCCATCCCCTTTTCAATCGCTGCTTTTAGATAGGCTTTGCCATTGCTTAAAGTAAAAGCCAACTCTTGCACCGCAGTAGAACCCGCTTCACGTATATGATAACCCGATATAGAAATTGTATTCCATTTGGGCACTTCCTTGCTGCAATATTCAAACACATCCGTAATCAATCGCATACTTGGTTTCGGCGGATATATATAAGTGCCGCGTGCTGCATATTCTTTCAATATATCATTTTGTATCGTACCTCCCAGCTTTCTCACATCACATCCTGTTTTACGCCCCAGTGCTATATAAAACGCTAGCAGTGTAGATGCGGTTGCATTGATGGTCATGGATGTAGTGATTTGTTCCAGACTAATTCCCTTAAACAGAATTTCCATATCAGCTAGCGAATCTATAGCTACGCCTACCTTGCCTACTTCTCCTTCACTCATCGCATGGTCACTATCATATCCTATCTGGGTGGGCAGGTCGAAGGCTACCGACAAACCCATCGTTCCGTTCTTCAGCAAATAGTGGTAACGTTTGTTCGATTCCTCTGCGGTAGAAAAACCTGCATACTGCCTCATGGTCCACAAACGGCCACGATACATATCGGGCTGCACGCCACGAGTGTAAGGAAACTCGCCCGCCTCCTCTGTGTTGTCCCGATGACTATCGGGATGGTTTTTATATATTCGGTCTATCTCTATGCCCGATGTATTT
This window contains:
- a CDS encoding SDR family NAD(P)-dependent oxidoreductase; its protein translation is MDKIAIVTGASEGIGKAISIKLASIGYNIILNNRFEEKTLELAEYIRNTYRVNVHISIFDVTKKQEVESAVEGLPEEWRAIDVLVNNAGTVLGYGPIHEGDTDDWDTMIDTNVKGLLYVTRAIAPMMMKRKKGHIVNMASIAGKEPYLNGNVYCGTKAAIDVLSKSMRIDLAPFVKVSSIHPGTVETGISVVRFKGDTERAKKVYEGWTPLKPEDVAESVAFMINTPAHVNVNELVLMATDQPTSYIFHKQLPE
- a CDS encoding tetratricopeptide repeat protein; translation: MKYIFIFFVSFISLNLHSQNALDYYNQAKAKDELKDYKKAIVLYTKAIELNPKLVSAYYKRGNSRIDLANKTVSKNSIKVYLNHYQESIRDYDTAIELNSNFADVYLMRGIAELNGNEDAAVVDFLKAIKLNPAEILAYKNLGNCKYNSRDFEGAIECYNKCIAIDPNFFPAYFNRGLCRIEMEDNVNALKDFNKSIELAPTHAASYYQRGNTSQGNMEDSNAIIDFSKAIELNPNLFEAYYSMGISKANLTLYKEAIKDYNITIKLSPRYAEAYYQRANCKINLKDNKGACKDYHKAASFFYKPAIEKLKQYCN
- a CDS encoding methylmalonyl-CoA mutase family protein, producing MKSSIFAVIINNNYLMEAFENTSGIEIDRIYKNHPDSHRDNTEEAGEFPYTRGVQPDMYRGRLWTMRQYAGFSTAEESNKRYHYLLKNGTMGLSVAFDLPTQIGYDSDHAMSEGEVGKVGVAIDSLADMEILFKGISLEQITTSMTINATASTLLAFYIALGRKTGCDVRKLGGTIQNDILKEYAARGTYIYPPKPSMRLITDVFEYCSKEVPKWNTISISGYHIREAGSTAVQELAFTLSNGKAYLKAAIEKGMDINIFAPRLSFFFNAHNNFFEEVAKFRAARKIWANITKELGASEPKAQMLRFHTQTGGSTLTAQQPQNNIVRVTLQALSAVLGGTQSLHTNGYDEALSLPTEAAAKIALRTQQIIANESGVIQTVDPLGGSYYIESLTDEMERLALDYIIRIDNMGGSVSAIEEGFMQREIAAAAYAHQKNVENEESIIVGVNKYTEPENNDTPILKVDDSIREGQIKRLNEVKSQRDNNKVSELLQTLEQQAKDGTNLMPGIIESVSNYATLGEVADVFRKVFGEYEG